The Streptomyces sp. NBC_01317 genomic interval AGTCCTCGTACGGGGTGGTGCCTGCGAAGTCGAGATGCGGGGTGTCCGAATGCGGGGTGTCCGCATGCGAAGTTTCCGAATGCGGCGTGTCCGAACCCGCGGATCCGGAGGCATCGGGGGCGTGCGACATTGCTGTCTCCTCGATATTGCTACCGGGTAGCGGTCCGCCCCTTCCGTTCGTCTCGGAGCTCCGGTCCCCTGTCCGCATCATAATCCGGCTCCCGGCGCACGGCTCCGCCAGGCCACAGGTGCCCCATCGGCCCTGGTCGGCGCCCACCGCCGAGGACGGCTCAGGCCAAGGGCCCCGAGAGGTACGTCCCCTTCTTGTCGTACGGCCAGGCGTTCGCCCGGCAGCCGTCCAGGCCCTTGATCTGCTGCATCATCACCGGCGCTGGCCGGCCGGGGCCCGGACAGGCCAGATGCCGGCGGATGCCGATCTCGTGGCCGATCTCGTGGTTGATGATCAGATGCCGGTAGTCGGACGACGGCCCGTCGAAGGTGGGCGAGCCCTCCGTCCAGCGCCGCAGATTGACCACCACGCCCTCGGAGGTCTCACAGTTCAGCTCGCCGTGCGTGTCGAGCCCCTCGGCCCGGCAGAGCCGGTCGGCGGTGGCCGGGGTGGCGATCCTGATGACGAAGTCGGCGTTCTCGGAGACCAGCTGGAAGGCGCCGCGCCCGTGTGCGGCCCAGCTGCGCGGGTCGGCCAGGATGTGCTGGATCTCGGTGGCCGCCCGGTCGGCCGACAGGCCCGTACCGGTCTCGACCTGTACGAGGTAGCGGCGCGGGGTGCCGGAACCGACCGGGCTGCCGTGCCCCCGCGCGGTGGTGAACGTGGCGGGCTCAGGGCCGCGCTGCCAGGACCCCAGCGAGGCTCCGGCGCCGATCAGGACCGCCAGGCAGAGCCCGAACAGCAGCGCGCGACCGCGCGGCCCACGGCGTTCACCTCTCACCACCGCCCTCACCTCAGCCCCTCCGGCACCGGAAATCAACGAAGACCCACCCCCGGAGAGACGGGGCGGGCCTTCGCAAGGTTGCTCGTTCAATGATTATCGAACCGCGATCCGCTCTCAGCGGACGTACGAGCTGCGCGGACGTACGGGCCAGGCTCAGCCCAGCGTGTCCGCCGCCAGCGGCG includes:
- a CDS encoding DUF3152 domain-containing protein; amino-acid sequence: MVRGERRGPRGRALLFGLCLAVLIGAGASLGSWQRGPEPATFTTARGHGSPVGSGTPRRYLVQVETGTGLSADRAATEIQHILADPRSWAAHGRGAFQLVSENADFVIRIATPATADRLCRAEGLDTHGELNCETSEGVVVNLRRWTEGSPTFDGPSSDYRHLIINHEIGHEIGIRRHLACPGPGRPAPVMMQQIKGLDGCRANAWPYDKKGTYLSGPLA